Genomic segment of Streptomyces alboniger:
TCAGCCAGGTGCAGAATCCGACGCCGAACAGCGTGCCCGCGTTGAACGTCAGCCAGTACCAGCGCGGGAAGCGGGCCCGGCCGAGCAGGCTCATGCCGACGCAGATCACGATGGCGTAGGTGGCGAGACCGAGCATCGGGTTGGGGAAGCCGAAGGCCTCCGCCTGCTCGCTCTTCATGATGCTGCCGCAGGACACGACGGGGTTGATGCTGCACCCCGGCGTGTAGCCCGGGTTCTTCAGGAGTTCCAGCTTGTCGAGCGTGATCACCCAGGAGGCGAGCAGACCGGCCGCGCCCGTGATCACCAGGAGCAGGGCGAGCGCGCGGCTTCCGCCGACGGCACCGGGAGCTTCCGTCCGCTCCTCGTGGTCCAAGGCGTCGTCCTTCGCTGACATCGTTTTGGTCATCACGCCGTTCCGTCGCTTGAGGTGGCCTGCGGGCACGGACATTGTGCCGCACGTGTCTGTGTGTCCACCGTTCGATGGACATAAGGAGGCACGCACGGGGGAACCGGGGCGGGCGCCGCGGCGGGACGCTCGACGGCATGACGGCACACACTGACGAACTCGCCGTGGACGTACGGGGACTTCGCAAGAGGTACGACGAGGTGACCGCGGTCGACGGGGTCGACCTGGCCATCCGCCCCGGAGAGGTCTTCGGCATCCTCGGCCCCAACGGCGCCGGCAAGAGCACCACCGTGGAGATCCTCCAGGGCAACCGCGCGCGGGACGGCGGCGACGTCACCGTGCTCGGCACCGATCCCGCGGCGGCCGGGCGTGCGTGGCGCTCGCGCGTG
This window contains:
- a CDS encoding vitamin K epoxide reductase family protein, with product MTKTMSAKDDALDHEERTEAPGAVGGSRALALLLVITGAAGLLASWVITLDKLELLKNPGYTPGCSINPVVSCGSIMKSEQAEAFGFPNPMLGLATYAIVICVGMSLLGRARFPRWYWLTFNAGTLFGVGFCTWLMIQSLYHINALCLWCCLAWAATIVMFWYVTSFNIRNGFLPAPRWAKGFLEDFTWALPVMHLGVVVMLILTRWGADLWA